One Trichoderma atroviride chromosome 7, complete sequence DNA segment encodes these proteins:
- a CDS encoding uncharacterized protein (EggNog:ENOG41~SMCOG1005:Drug resistance transporter, EmrB/QacA~TransMembrane:12 (i90-107o127-147i154-172o184-208i220-239o245-266i317-344o364-384i405-424o430-453i465-486o498-517i)~antiSMASH:Cluster_7.7): MSQLQAKDGETSTQGVGNDKDDSKSLSASFPFNSSAGPLADIEKSVEKDTHATKPDKHRYPESNLSEGIVGWEGQDDPENPQNFPSSRKWGLLALMAGITFVSPLASSMLSPAIEYVGAEFGVTNEAILSFTVSIYLLGYSFGPLLLAPLSEIYGRRIVLSSANWFFVVWQIGCAKAPNIASLIVFRLLCGVGGSGCLTLGAGVIADLFPIESRGLATSLWSMGPLLGPVVGPICGGFISETVGWRWVFWVLLIVGGITSAGIEILNRETYAPVLIEWKTKRLAKELGRDDLHSVYTKAGADTSILSKLRAGMVRPILLFCKSPIVFLLSTYLALEYGLLYLFFTTIPSVFKDKYGFSTGLSGLAYLGIGIGFMAGLVLTALTNDRIMAKMAQRNGGKFEPEMRLPMMIFYAAFCPISFFWYGWTADKGVHWIVPIIGMVPFGFGLMGLYLPIQTYIIDSYPTHAASGSAALVASRSLLGALLPLAGPRLFASLGLGWGNSLLGFISLAFIPVPILFSRYGKTIREKYPVQL, encoded by the exons ATGTCACAGCTTCAGGCAAAAGACGGAGAAACTTCCACTCAAGGTGTGGGAAATGACAAGGACGATTCCAAGTCTCTCAGTGCGAGTTTTCCATTCAATAGCAGCGCTGGACCACTGGCAGACATTGAGAAATCTGTTGAAAAGGATACTCATGCCACGAAACCGGACAAGCACCGCTACCCAGAATCAAATCTCAGCGAAGGCATCGTTGGCTGGGAAGGGCAAGATGACCCCGAGAATCCCCAAAACTTTCCCTCCAGTCGCAAATGGGGgttgttggcgttgatggccGGCATCACTTTCGTCTCGCCGCTCGCGTCCAGCATGCTATCACCCGCTATCGAGTATGTCGGGGCCGAATTCGGAGTCACCAACGAGGCTATACTTTCTTTTACTGTGAGCATCTACTTGTTAGGTTATTCA TTTGGTCCCCTCTTACTTGCGCCTCTAAGTGAGATCTACGGCCGACGAATTGTTCTCAGCAGTGCAAACTGGTTCTTCGTCGTATGGCAAATCGGTTGTGCCAAAGCCCCAAACATTGCAAGCTTGATTGTGTTTCGGCTTCTTTGCGGTGTGGGCGGCTCTGGGTGTTTGACTTTGGGAGCCGGCGTCATCGCCGACCTGTTTCCCATTGAGAGCCGTGGCTTGGCGACATCTCTCTGGAGCATGGGGCCTTTGCTAGGGCCTGTAGTCGGACCGATCTGTGGAGGATTCATCAGCGAGACTGTGGGCTGGCGCTGGGTGTTTTGGGTTCTCTTGATAGTTGGAGGAATAACCTCTGCTGGTATTGAGATACTCAATCGCGAGACCTACGCTCCCGTTCTCATTGAATGGAAGACAAAGCGCCTCGCAAAGGAGCTTGGCAGGGATGATCTCCACAGCGTTTATACAAAGGCGGGAGCCGATACATCTATCTTGTCGAAGCTGAGAGCAGGCATGGTACGGCCAATTCTCTTGTTCTGCAAGTCTCCCAtcgtctttcttctctcaacatATCTGGCTTTGGAGTATGGATTACTCTATCTTTTCTTCACTACCATTCCCTCTGTGTTCAAAGATAAATATGGCTTCTCAACTGGTTTATCAGGGCTGGCCTATTTGGGCATTGGCATCGGCTTCATGGCTGGATTGGTATTGACTGCCCTCACCAACGATCGGATCATGGCAAAAATGGCGCAGCGTAACGGCGGCAAATTCGAACCGGAAATGAGGCTGCCCATGATGATCTTTTACGCCGCCTTTTGTCCtatcagcttcttctggtATGGTTGGACGGCTGACAAAGGTGTTCATTGGATTGTACCAATCATCGGCATGGTACCCTTTGGCTTCGGGTTGATGGGCTTATATCTCCCCATTCAAACGTATATCATCGACTCATACCCGACTCATGCGGCATCAGGTAGCGCTGCACTTGTCGCCTCTCGGTCGCTATTGGGCGCTCTGCTCCCACTTGCTGGTCCAAGGCTCTTTGCATCACTCGGCCTTGGATGGGGAAATTCCCTGTTAGGCTTCATTTCACTAGCATTCATTCCTGTCCCCATTCTATTTTCTAGATATGGAAAAACCATCCGTGAAAAGTATCCGGTGCAGCTCTAA